One segment of candidate division KSB1 bacterium DNA contains the following:
- a CDS encoding MBL fold metallo-hydrolase — protein sequence MFTYDKSIRLLDSVLTLDSRRYSEACCISHAHTDHIRSHRRVFATPATVEFMKQRLRNLRATAVDFNSPFEFDGYRVTFLPAGHILGSAQILLERGGQRLLYSGDFKLEKNATAEALQFAPCDLLIMECTFGHPRYQFPPREKIIARLCDWAHVALRNGKTPVVFAYALGKSQEAMKILSDNGFALSVHPAILRLTKVYEQFGFRFGEVVPYRRSEPAANRVVMMPSSARRTRQMDKLANKHTLYLSGWAIDANAKYRFGVDEALPLSDHADFPGLIEYVRRVNPQKIFTTHGPADFAWHLRALGYQAEPLGAPPAQSELF from the coding sequence TTGTTTACCTACGACAAATCCATCCGCCTGCTCGATTCCGTTCTCACTCTTGACAGCCGCCGCTACAGCGAAGCGTGCTGCATTTCCCACGCGCACACCGATCACATCCGTTCCCATCGCCGCGTTTTTGCCACGCCCGCAACGGTTGAGTTCATGAAACAGCGCCTCCGCAACCTCCGCGCCACCGCCGTCGATTTCAACTCGCCGTTTGAGTTCGACGGTTATCGCGTGACATTTCTGCCGGCGGGGCATATTCTCGGCTCGGCGCAAATTCTCCTCGAGCGCGGCGGCCAGCGCCTGCTTTACTCCGGCGATTTTAAATTGGAAAAAAATGCAACAGCGGAGGCCCTGCAATTTGCCCCTTGCGATTTGCTCATCATGGAATGCACCTTCGGCCATCCCCGCTATCAATTTCCTCCCCGCGAAAAAATTATTGCGCGGCTTTGCGACTGGGCGCATGTGGCGCTTCGCAATGGCAAAACCCCGGTCGTCTTTGCGTACGCGCTCGGCAAATCGCAGGAAGCCATGAAAATCCTCAGCGACAACGGTTTCGCGTTGAGCGTGCATCCCGCCATTTTGCGCTTGACGAAAGTTTATGAGCAATTCGGATTTCGATTCGGCGAGGTTGTGCCTTATCGCCGCAGCGAGCCGGCGGCAAATCGCGTTGTGATGATGCCCTCGTCAGCCCGGCGGACGCGGCAGATGGACAAGCTTGCCAACAAACACACCCTGTATCTTTCCGGCTGGGCGATTGACGCGAATGCGAAATATCGTTTCGGCGTCGACGAAGCCCTGCCGCTTTCCGATCACGCTGATTTTCCCGGCTTGATCGAATATGTCCGGCGCGTCAATCCACAAAAAATTTTCACCACTCACGGCCCGGCGGATTTTGCGTGGCATTTGCGCGCCCTTGGTTATCAAGCCGAGCCGCTCGGAGCGCCGCCGGCGCAAAGTGAGTTGTTTTAA
- a CDS encoding TonB-dependent receptor, whose amino-acid sequence MSKRFFWSTAVLLLANLAMSQNGKFIRGQITDSRTGKPLPGANIFVVPKGSGAISDAHGRFRFQAHGETADSLRISFMGYRPRTLALAEIQDELNITLEATTLLFAETVVTATRQASVRADAPSATELVEVNSPQIVARQNLGEALSNAQSVFVKEYGGVNGLKTINLRGAGEGQVLVLTDGARLNNPQSGSIDASLFSLVGIDKIEILRGNASAQYGSEAIGGVIHLRSVQPPAGFSSSLQTSAGSFGAFNSRAQLSYGSAKWRGAVALDRLVSDGDFPIDDTGKIKRQNNGSQRREIFARLSGNPHDDLSVQVLHRRTRLEQGVPGSLHFLSDDAQQKDSNHLTSIAFNWNSSPLLQLAAQFSADRRDQRYDDPDPLFPVASRHQVASDFGSLQNRVKLHQTFDLVVGGEAGHYRLTSTDLGKPERTQRSAFVQAEWQPFLGRRPGRWQIKVMPSLRYDDYSDAGHRTSPKLALGLNRESATRLHVHGSIGKSFRVPSMNDLFWPAGPFVAGNPGLLPERGREIEGGVLYEFSTAGNWQLELAGFNSKIEDLIVWISDANFRYSPVNLENAKISGVELSAAWRSHGDRLGWRANYTRLSPKNEASSKNLLYRPANKFDLNANLNLRYLNLGGSFQLVGKRFINADNSKSLPAYRVTNFSLSRQVHFGDFDTLLHVEMRNVFDKHFSIIDGYPLPGREWRATLRLGI is encoded by the coding sequence ATGTCGAAGCGATTTTTTTGGAGCACCGCGGTTTTGCTGCTGGCCAATTTGGCCATGTCGCAAAATGGGAAATTCATTCGCGGCCAAATCACGGATTCACGAACTGGCAAGCCTTTGCCTGGGGCCAACATTTTTGTCGTGCCCAAAGGCAGCGGCGCCATCAGCGATGCCCATGGCCGTTTCCGGTTCCAGGCCCATGGCGAAACTGCCGACTCTTTGCGTATCAGTTTCATGGGGTATCGCCCTCGCACGCTCGCGCTGGCTGAGATTCAGGATGAATTGAACATCACACTCGAAGCCACCACCCTGCTTTTTGCGGAAACCGTGGTGACGGCGACGCGGCAAGCTTCAGTGCGCGCCGACGCGCCTTCGGCGACCGAGCTGGTCGAAGTCAACTCACCGCAAATCGTCGCACGGCAAAATCTCGGCGAAGCCCTCTCGAACGCGCAGTCGGTTTTTGTGAAAGAGTACGGCGGCGTCAACGGCCTCAAAACCATCAACCTGCGCGGCGCGGGCGAGGGGCAGGTTTTGGTGCTCACCGACGGCGCGCGCTTGAACAATCCCCAGAGCGGCAGCATTGACGCAAGTTTGTTCTCACTGGTCGGCATCGACAAAATCGAAATTTTGCGCGGCAATGCCTCGGCGCAATATGGCAGCGAAGCCATCGGCGGGGTGATTCATCTGCGCAGCGTGCAACCACCGGCGGGATTTTCCAGCTCATTGCAAACCAGCGCCGGCAGTTTCGGCGCGTTCAACAGCCGCGCGCAGCTCAGCTATGGCAGCGCCAAATGGCGCGGCGCAGTGGCGCTGGATCGTCTGGTCAGCGACGGCGATTTCCCCATCGACGACACCGGAAAAATCAAGCGGCAAAACAACGGCTCGCAACGCCGCGAGATTTTTGCGCGCTTGTCGGGAAATCCACATGACGATCTCAGCGTGCAAGTTTTGCATCGCCGCACTCGTCTCGAGCAGGGCGTGCCCGGCTCTTTGCATTTTTTGAGCGACGATGCGCAGCAAAAAGATTCGAATCATCTCACCAGCATTGCGTTTAATTGGAATTCATCGCCGTTGTTGCAGCTTGCAGCGCAATTTTCCGCCGACCGCCGCGATCAGCGCTATGACGATCCGGATCCCCTCTTTCCGGTTGCCAGCCGTCATCAAGTGGCCTCGGATTTTGGCAGCCTGCAAAATCGCGTGAAATTGCATCAAACTTTCGATCTCGTGGTTGGCGGCGAAGCCGGCCATTATCGCCTCACCAGCACCGATCTCGGCAAACCGGAGCGCACGCAGCGCAGCGCCTTTGTGCAAGCGGAATGGCAGCCATTTCTTGGAAGGCGGCCAGGCCGTTGGCAAATCAAAGTCATGCCGTCGCTGCGTTACGACGATTATTCCGACGCCGGCCATCGCACGAGTCCGAAGCTGGCGCTGGGATTGAATCGCGAAAGCGCCACGCGGCTGCATGTGCATGGCAGTATCGGCAAATCTTTTCGCGTGCCGAGCATGAATGATCTGTTCTGGCCGGCCGGGCCCTTTGTCGCGGGCAATCCAGGCTTGCTGCCGGAGCGCGGGCGTGAGATTGAAGGCGGCGTGTTGTATGAATTTTCCACCGCCGGAAATTGGCAGCTCGAGCTGGCGGGCTTCAATTCCAAAATCGAGGATTTGATCGTGTGGATCAGCGACGCCAATTTCCGCTATTCACCGGTGAATTTGGAAAACGCCAAGATCAGCGGCGTCGAATTGAGCGCGGCCTGGCGCAGCCACGGCGACCGCCTGGGCTGGCGCGCGAATTATACGCGGCTCTCGCCGAAGAATGAAGCCAGCAGCAAAAACCTGCTTTACCGTCCGGCCAATAAGTTTGATCTGAACGCAAATTTAAATTTGCGTTATCTTAATTTGGGTGGAAGTTTTCAGCTCGTCGGCAAGCGTTTCATTAACGCCGACAACAGCAAATCGCTGCCGGCATATCGCGTGACGAATTTTTCTCTGAGCCGGCAAGTTCATTTCGGTGACTTTGACACGCTGCTGCATGTCGAAATGCGGAATGTGTTTGACAAGCATTTCAGCATCATCGACGGCTATCCGTTGCCGGGACGGGAGTGGCGGGCAACGTTGCGGTTGGGGATTTGA